From a region of the Pecten maximus chromosome 18, xPecMax1.1, whole genome shotgun sequence genome:
- the LOC117316340 gene encoding putative calmodulin-like protein 6 has protein sequence MGHTASKNNTYAYHPAKSDDNVYLRSEFKAMDTDADGKLTRQEFARLLVFLGYDGDYDRLEILLRALNKHSSDYVKMDEYMELLEYNPDLMRRTSRMRVIFGAFDDNKSGFADKSVVGLRLRQMGYQVNEAMRQKFEDLDENKDGKISYEKFLRNHLELKGFLS, from the exons ATGGGGCATACTGCAAG CAAGAACAATACCTACGCCTACCATCCAGCCAAATCAGATGATAACGTATATCTAAGGTCAGAGTTCAAGGCCATGGACACAGACGCAGACGGCAAATTGACCCGGCAAGAGTTCGCCAGGCTTCTCGTTTTCCTAGGATACGATGGCGATTATGATAGACTAGAG ATATTACTTAGAGCTCTAAACAAACATAGCTCTGATTATGTAAAAATGGACGAATACATGGAGTTACTGGAATATAATCCGGATTTGATGAGGAG AACCAGTAGAATGAGAGTCATTTTTGGGGCCTTCGATGACAATAAAAGTGGATTCGCTGACAAATCAGTGGTCGGATTGAGACTCCGGCAAATGGGATACCAAGTTAATGAAGCAATGAGACAAAAATTTGAAGATTTAGATGAAAACAAAGACGGAAAAATAAGTTACGAAAAGTTTCTGCGTAATCATCTTGAACTCAAGGGATTCTTGTCCTGA
- the LOC117316589 gene encoding uncharacterized protein LOC117316589, with translation MPNRKTFDNGQSCVIERATTVYYNIGITDLETERHVVGEITNYRNLADKIQEKVYNSSHSPPSENCLEECNTFIDYNLDKRYFDVRFAEYEGQADTLRTSKHLIKELYNHPIYECLRRLAPHTSFPGIALMIYKFRYASALAVSGRVQKAKKVADKGMEKLQLYLNETSMARVNASCLYGYVNVVLAGISQIPQTEQMDDIKEWIEKGLEQVKAIKDNGVANMWARMFLVKKACVLLKIGLSGEDISGQDNEDISHEDRDAARKSLEEAEEHWTNTDERRLMLYKRAEAKLQRLAGDKEAALESLRYAITIAHQFKREEESYQHILQNWTA, from the exons atgcctAACAGGAAAACTTTTGATAACGGCCAGAGTTGTGTGATCGAAAGAGCCACCACTGTCTACTACAATATTGGTATAACCGACCTAGAAACCGAGAGACATGTAGTAGGTGAAATAACAAACTACAGGAACCTTGCGGATAAGATTCAGGAAAAAGTATATAACTCCTCCCATTCACCTCCAAGTGAAAACTGCCTCGAAGAATGCAATACGTTCATTGATTATAATCTCGACAAACGGTATTTTGACGTCAGATTCGCTGAATATGAAGGACAGGCCGACACATTGAGGACTTCTAAACATCTTATCAAAGAGTTATACAATCATCCTATTTATGAATGTCTGAGACGGCTCGCTCCACACACATCATTCCCCGGCATTGCACTCATGATATATAAATTCAG GTATGCGTCAGCACTTGCAGTCTCGGGACGTGTTCAGAAGGCCAAGAAAGTGGCCGACAAAGGAATGGAGAAACTGCAACTGTACTTAAACGAGACGAGTATGGCTCGAGTTAATGCGAGTTGTTTGTACGGATATGTCAACGTGGTGTTAGCAGGCATCAGCCAGATACCACAAACGGAACAGATGGATGATATTAAGGAATGGATCGAGAAGGGGCTTGAACAAGTGAAAGCTATAAAGGACAACGGAGTCGCCAATATGTGGGCGAGAATGTTTCTTGTAAAGAAAGCGTGTGTTCTGTTAAAGATCGGCCTATCAGGCGAAGATATTTCTGGCCAGGATAATGAGGATATCAGTCATGAGGATAGGGACGCAGCTAGAAAGAGTCTGGAAGAAGCTGAAGAACATTGGACCAACACCGATGAGAGAAGACTTATGTTGTACAAACGGGCAGAGGCAAAGCTTCAACGGCTTGCTGGTGACAAGGAAGCTGCTTTAGAATCCCTACGATATGCAATAACCATTGCACACCAATTTAAACGCGAAGAGGAAAGCTATCAGCATATTCTTCAGAACTGGACCGCATGA